The sequence GTGCAGAGGAGGCGGCAGCGGCACAGGCAGGTCTGCCAGGATGTTGTACCAGCACTGCGGCATGTCTCTCTCTTCCAAAAGGATCTTCGTCCTGTCCATAGAACCCCCCTTTGATTTCCCATTAGTATATAGCATCGATTTTTGTTATTCAAGATTAAAATTTGACCTGTTAATTTCCAATGCCAAATGTCAAATTCCAAATTAATTCCCAATGACAAATGTCAAATGGGAGATTATAATAGGAACACTATGAAGAAGGTCCCGGCGATCGATTGGAAGTGGGTGAAAGAGGAATTATTCCGGCAGGAGCGGATAAGGGGCTCCAAAGAGATAAGCGCGCATGCGGGTGAGTGCCTTGATAAGGCGAAGGCGCTGGCCAGGCCGCGCGTCATATCCCTGGAGAGAAAGATCATCTCGCTCTCTCCGGGATCGTTCACGATAGACGGCCCTATCACATTCAAAAGCCCCAGGGTCTCCTCGCATATCGCGGGGGCCGTCCGGCTCTATATCTTCCTGGCGACGATCGGTCCGGACCTTGAGCGGCAGGCAGGCGCATGGATGTCCGGAGGAGAGGAGCTGCGCGGGTATATGCTCGACAGGACCGGCTCGATAGCGGTCGAATCGCTCGCCGAAGATACGGAAAGAGCGCTCAGGTCCGGCCGCGCCGGGCAGGGCGAAAGCGTCTCGATGCGTTTCTCACCCGGCTATTGCGATTGGCCCCTGGAGGAGCAGCGCACGATGGATACGGCCCTCGATTTCTCGAAGGCGGGCGTCAGTTTGACCGGAGCATATATGATGGTGCCGCGGAAATCTGTGTCGGCCGTAATGGCCATAGGTCCCGGGGGGTTATTTAAAGAAGATCTATCGCCTTGCGCGGTCTGCGGAAAAGGAGATTGCGATTACCGGAGGGGACTTACCTGATATAACCTAGGCCTTCGGCGCGCCCTGGGGCACGCTGGCGGCCGGCGTCATACCTTCCTTCTTCAGAAGGCCTTCCCAATTCTTATCTACGAAACCCTGCAGGTCATCCACTATCGGCTTGTTCTCCGCCTTGAGGAGGTGGCGGAACCGGCCCTGGGCATTGATCCATTCCGTTATGGGTTTCTTGACCTTAGGCTTATAGGTGATCTTATACTGGCCGTTCACCACTTCGTACAGAGGCCATACGCAGGTATCGGCCGAGAGGCGTCCCAGCTCGCATGTGAGCTCCGGCTTATAGCTCCACCCGAGCCGGCAAGGCTGGAAGACGTTGATGAACTTGGGCCCTTCTATGGCGAGCGCCTTTTCGACCTTAGACATCAGGTCGCGCCAGTTCCCGATCACCGACTGTGCCGCATACGGTATTTTGTGGGCCACCATGATCTCTGTGAGGTCTTTCCTGTACTGCTCCTTGCCCTGTTTCACCTTTCCCGCCGGGGCCGTCGTAGTATCTGCCCCCCTGGGCGTGGCGCCGGAGCGCTGTACGCCGGTATTCATGTACGCCTCATTATTATAACAGACGTACAGTATATTATGGCCGCGCTCGAGGGCCCCGGAGAGCGACTGCAGGCCTATGTCGTATGTGCCGCCGTCACCGCCGAACGCTATGAAATTG comes from Candidatus Omnitrophota bacterium and encodes:
- a CDS encoding vitamin B12 dependent-methionine synthase activation domain-containing protein, with amino-acid sequence MGDYNRNTMKKVPAIDWKWVKEELFRQERIRGSKEISAHAGECLDKAKALARPRVISLERKIISLSPGSFTIDGPITFKSPRVSSHIAGAVRLYIFLATIGPDLERQAGAWMSGGEELRGYMLDRTGSIAVESLAEDTERALRSGRAGQGESVSMRFSPGYCDWPLEEQRTMDTALDFSKAGVSLTGAYMMVPRKSVSAVMAIGPGGLFKEDLSPCAVCGKGDCDYRRGLT
- a CDS encoding thiamine pyrophosphate-dependent enzyme, with amino-acid sequence MANLKELSKGKELFTGGHRACAGCGAVVIARQVIMAAGPDTIVVNATGCLEVVSTIFPYTAWNVPFLHSAFENAGATISGVESLYKAWKKQGRINKKINFIAFGGDGGTYDIGLQSLSGALERGHNILYVCYNNEAYMNTGVQRSGATPRGADTTTAPAGKVKQGKEQYRKDLTEIMVAHKIPYAAQSVIGNWRDLMSKVEKALAIEGPKFINVFQPCRLGWSYKPELTCELGRLSADTCVWPLYEVVNGQYKITYKPKVKKPITEWINAQGRFRHLLKAENKPIVDDLQGFVDKNWEGLLKKEGMTPAASVPQGAPKA